The Streptomyces sp. NBC_01298 genome contains the following window.
GCCGCGGACAGGGGGTGCCCGATCGGGGCCGTGCCCGAGGCGAGGTGGCACAGGGCCAGGTCGTCGTCGGCCGGGCCGGCGCCCGGGAGCACCGCGTAGACGCGGTGTCCGGCGGCGAGGGCCTCGGCGAGGGGCCGCAGGACGAGGACACCGGCGCCCTCGCCGAGGACGAATCCGCGGGCCTCCGCGTCGAACGGGTGGCGCACCCCGGTTCCGGAGGGGGCCAGGAGCCCGGAGGAGCCGAGCGGGCTGCCGGGGGCGAGGCCGAGGTGCACACCGCCGACCACGTGGTGCGGGGCGTCGGGGCGGTCCACGGAGGCCCGGTGGCCGGGGATGCAGGGGACGCCGGGGACGCCGGGGGAGCCGGGGACGCCGGGGACGCCGGGAAAGCGGCGGCCGAGTCCGATGATGGCGATGTCGGTCATGGTGGTCTGCCTCCGGTCCGGACGGCGTCGTTCCTGCGGTGCGCAGGACGGTCGCTCTCCACCGTGCCCGGAGGCGGCGCGGGGGCGTAGACCCGGCTATTCGTTACTTGACAGGCGCCGGGTTCAGGTGCCCGGTTCAGGTCCCGGGAGCAGCCGCCGCGGTCGCCTCCTGGAGGTACGCGGCGATCATGGCGAGGTCGTCGGCGATGTCGAGGATGCCGCTCGGATCGGTCGTCGGGGTCGAGGCGCCGGTGACGCCCGCGTAGAACACGTCGAAGCGGCCGTCGCCCTTGTCGAGGTAGCCGGCGATGGTGATGGCGCCGACGCCCAGGCGGTCGTTGAGGGCGTCCAGCCCCACCGCGGCGCCGGTTTTGGCGAACACCTTGCCGCGCGCCGGGCAGTCCCGGCAGTTCTCGGCCAGCAGGCCGTCCACCCCGAGGACCGGGAGGGCCTCGCGGAAGAGGCGCGCCTCGGGCGAGCGCTGCCAGTACGTCAGCATCTGGATCTCCGCCCGCGGCGTGGACCGGTCGACGGGGTTGCCGCCCCGCCCGTCCAGGAGCTGCACCTGCGCCCGGTCGACCCCGGCCCCGTCCAGGAAGGAGGCCAGGACGGGGAATCCGTCCATGCACGCCTTGCTGCCGGTGGTGACCGCCATCAGGCACATGCCGCCGAGATTGGCGCCCAGGTTGTGGCTGACCTTGAGGATGAGTTCGGCGTACTCCGCGAAGGGCGGGGAGGTGTACGCGGCCACCCGCGCCCGGCCCTCGTACCCGGCGGGCAGCCGGTCCACCGGGTTCCCGCCCGCCGGATCCGCGGTCACGTCCACCCCGGCCCGCTCGAGGGCCTCGATCAGCGCGCTCCGGCCGAAGGACGACGGGTCGGTGATGGGGGAGACCTTCAGCACCGGCGCGGCCCCCGCCGCGATCGTGCCGGACAGCCGGATCCGGGTGCCGTTCTCCGAGGTCGTCACCGTGACGGCCGTGGGCTTGCCCGCCGCCACGGTCTTCACCGTCGAACTGACCCGGTACGGGGCGACCTTGGGCCGCCAGTCCAGCCGGGCGGGCGCGTCGGCGCGGTCCCCGGGGGTGGTCGTCAGGTCGATGAGGTTGTCGTTGAGGATCAGCGGGGTCGGGGTGGGGACGAGGACCGGTTCGGGCCGGAAGAGCCGGTCGTCGACGATCACGTTCCCCTCGACGCGGGTGATGCCGGAGTCGCGGACCTGACGGGCGAGGAGGTCGATGCCGGCGAGCGGGTTCTGCGGGGTCAGCGTGGCGCCGGGGACGTCGTCGGCGTAGGTGTGGTCGAGGTCGGTGAAGGCGACCGTACCGTCGGGGCGGGTCCTGCCGCCCATGGTCAGATCGCCCTGGGCGACCAGGGCGAGATCGCCGGTCAGGGTCGCGCCGCGCCGCTCGCCGACCGCGTAGAGCGGGGTCACGAAGCGGTGGTCGGCGCCGAGGGCGTGCCAGGCGCCGGAGACGCTGAACAGCTTGGCCGTGGATCCGGGGATGAAGAGCTGGTCGGGGAACCGGCTGTGGACGGTCCGCCCGGTCTCCGGGTCGACCTGGAGCAGCCCCCACTGCGCGTGGGGGTACGCCGGCTTCCGCATGATCTCCGTGATCCGGGGGTCGAGCGGGTCGGAGCCGTCGTTGTCGGAGCCGTCGTGGTCGGAGCCACCGCTGTCGGAGGGCGAAGGCGTGGGCAGGGGCGTGGGTGCCGGGGCCGTGGCTCCGGCGGCCGCGCCGACGGGCAGGGCCATGAGCAGGAGAGCGGCGCATCCGGCGGCCACGCGCCGCCGCAGGGGCCGGTGGGGGTGCGTTCCTCGTGGCACGGCGAGCCCCGTTCCTCAAGGCGGCGGGCTCCGGAGGCGTCACCCGGTCGCGTGTACCCGGTACCCGTAGGCCGGGTTCAGCCAGCGTGGCACGGCCCCATCCGGCACGCACCTCGCCCGGATCCGGCCACGGCAGGTGCGGTCCGGGGGTGTCGGCGTACGTTGGGAAGGAAGGGGGGCGCGGCCGCGGCAGGAAGGGCTGACCCATGGCGCACACGGCTGGTGCCCACGGCACGAACAAGGTGGCGCGGTTCCTGGAGAGCCCCTTCGTGGGGCTGTCCCCCTGGATCGTCTTCGCCTTCGTGGTGGGGCCGGGACGATTCGAATGGGCGGTGGGGCTGGCCCTGGCCATCTCCGTCTGCCTGGTCGTCGGCAGTCGGATGCTCCATCCCGGGTCCTCCCTGAAGATCCTGGAACTCGCCGACGTGGTGTTCTTCGCGGTCCTGACGGTGGTCGGGGCCTTCGCCAGTGACGGCACGCGACGCTGGCTGGAGACGTACGCGGGCGAGATCGCGAACGTCGCCCTCTTTCTCATCGCCCTCGGCTCGATCCTGGCAAGGGTGCCGTTCACCCTCCAGTACGCCCGGGAGCAGGTGGACCGGAAGTTCTGGGACTCGCCCGTCTTCAAGCGGACGAACTACCTGATCACCGGGGTCTGGGGGCTGGCCTTCCTGGTCAACGCGCTCGTGGGGGCGTACGGCGACCTCGTGCTCCGCGACCCGGACGACATGTGGACCAGCTGGATCATCCCGGTCCTCAGCATCGTCGGAGCCCTGCGCTTCACCGAGAAGTATCCGGAGGCCGTACGGGCCCGGGTCCGGGCCGGCGCCGAAGGGCAGGCCCCGACCGGTTCCTGACCCCGTACGGGCAGTGGGGGCCGCCGCGGATCACCGCGACGGCCCCCACCGGTGCGAGGCGGTGGATCAGCCGGTGAAGCCGGCCGTGATGGAGGTGAACTGCCAGTCGCTCTGGGCGATTCCCGAGCAGGTCTCCTGCAGGCCGCCGCCGGGGCAGCCGCGGTCGCGGTTCACCGACCAGAAGGCGAGGCGCGCGATGTGGTGGGAGTTGGCCCAGTTGCGGATGTCGGTCCAGTTCTGGACGGTGGTGGTCTCCTGGGTGTCGCTGAGGCCGTTCATCCCCGAGATGCCGATGTGGGAGTACGCGGTCGCGTCGTCCCAGCCGTAGACGGACTTCAGCTTGGCCTTGAGGCCCTCGGTGGCGCTGACGGTGCTGGCGTACATGTCCGTCGAGGCGTTGCCGAAGTCGAACGGCATGATCGTGAAGACGTCGATGCCGGCGTTCAGCGCCTTGGACTGCTCGATCAGCCGGTTGCCCCAGCTGGTCGGGCCGGTGGTGGAGGTGCCGAAGGTCAGGATGGTCTTCAGACCGGGGTTGTTCTGCTTGACGATCTTGAGGGCGCCGAGGATGCGGTCCTGGACCACGGCGTTCTCGAACTCGTCGGTGTTCTCTATGTCCACGTCGATGGCCTTGAGGCCGTACGCGCTGATGACCTGCTGGTACGCACCGGCCAGGGCCTCGGCGCTGGAGCAGTTGGGGCCGAGCTTATTGCCCTGCCAGCCGCCGATGGAGGGGACGATGTCGCCGCCGGCCGCGCGGATCGAGGCGATGGTGCTCTGGTCCACGCCGCCGGTCAGCGGGCGCTGCCCGTCCCAGGAGGCGTTGCAGCCGCCGGAGGAGAGGATGAAGGCCATGGTGAACCACTTGGTGCCGGTCGCGTTCATCACGGTGGTCGGGCTCGGCGGGTTGCCCCAGCCCAGGTAGAGGTACGGCGCGGCCTGCTTGAAACCGGTCGGCGGCGTGGTCCCGGTGTCGGTGGTGACGTTGACGGTGTTCGAGGCGGCCGAGGTGTTCCCGGCGGCGTCACGGGCGCGCACGGTGAACGCGTAGGCGGTGCTGGGGGTCAGGCCGCTGACGGTCGCGCTGGTGGTGCCCGACGTGGCGACCTTGGTACCGCCCTGGTAGACGTCGTAGCCGCTCACGCCGACGTTGTCGGTGGACGCGGACCAGCTCAGGGACGCCGTGGAGGAGGTCTTGCCGGTGGAGGTGAGGCTGCCGGGCACGGTGGGGGCCTGGGTGTCGACGGTGCCGCCCGGGCCGTCCAGGGTGATGTCGTCGGCGTAGTAAGTGCCCTGCCCGTACCAGCCGTTGAGGTAGACCTCGGCGCTGGTCTGGGAGGCGCCGGTGGTGAAGGACACGGTCAGCTTGGTGTAGGCGGCCGCCGAGGGGGTCCAGGTGGAGGCGCCGCCGGTGACGCCGAGGTAGACGTAGCTGCCCTTGACCCAGGCCGAGAGCGTGTAGGTGGTGTTCGGCTGCACGGCGACGGTCTGGACGCACTTGGCGTTGTCGCTCGCACTGGCCGCGCCGGCCAGCGCCTTGCTCCCGCCGTGCACGGGTGAGCCGACCACGGAGCCCAGCCCGCCGGAACAGGACCAGCCGGCCGTGCTGCCGGACTCGAAGTCGCCGTTGGAGAGGACGTTGGCGCCGAAGGCCGCCCCGGGGGAGGTCAGCACCGCGGCCGCGCCGAGCAGGGTGGCGCCGAGGGCGCAGGCCAGCCGGGTACGGGTTCGGGATGGGGTACGCAAGGAAGTGCCTCCAGTGGAATGGGGGGACGGCGGGGAGCGCAGACGCGAAAGCGTGGGCGTCGTGCGGCCCGCCGGGGACGCGTGGGGACGGGGCGGCGGGCCCGTGGGTGGGGGGCCTGCGGCCGGGCGGGCGTGGGCAGTTGACGTCGTATCCGCTTCGTGTGTGCTCCGTGGCCGGGAACCTAATCCTCCGGAAGGACCGCCGTCAACAGGTCTGGACCAACTGATAGGTGGTTATCTCAATCGGAAGGTTTACTAACCGTGATGCTTGACAAGCCTCCCGCCCCTTCGGAAGCATGTCGCGGTGCCAGCCTCCCGCCCCCACCACGTCGCCGTGCTCGTCCTCGAAGGGGCGAAGCCCCTCGACGTCGGCATCCCCGCGCAGGTGTTCACGACCCGCGCGAGCATGCCCTACGAGGTCCGCGTGTGCGGCGCCGCCCCGGGGCTCGTGACCGGAGGTGACGGCCTGTCGTACTCCGTCGCCCACGGCCTCGAAGCCCTCGCCTGGGCCGACACCGTCTTCGTCCCCGGCTACCGGTTCCCCGACCGCGAGGACCCGCCGCGGGCCGTCGTCGAGGCGCTGATCGCCGCCCACGACCGGGGCGCGCGGCTCGCCGCCATCTCCACGGGAGCCTTCGCGCTCGCCGCCACGGGCCTGCTCGACGGCAAGCGCGCCACCACGCACTGGCACTACACCCGGGCGCTCGCGGCGAAGTGGCCGCTGGTCCGGGTCGACGAGAACGTCCTGTTCGTCGACGAGGGCTCCGTGCTGACCTCGGCCGGAGCCGCCTCGGGCATCGACCTCTGCCTGCATGTCCTGCGCGGCGATCTCGGGGTCGCCGCGTCGAACCACACGGCCCGCCGGCTCGTCGCGGCTCCTTACCGCAGTGGCGGGCAGGCGCAGTACGTGCAGCGCAGCGTGCCCGAGCCGCTCGGCCCGCGGTTCGCCGCCACCCGCGAGTGGGCGCTGCACCGGCTCGGCGAACCCCTCACCCTGGAGACGCTCGCCCGGCACGCGGCGGTGTCCCCGCGCACCTTCTCGCGGCGGTTCGCCGAGGACACCGGTTACACGCCGATGCAGTGGGTGATGCGCGCCCGCATCGACGTGGCCCGGGAACTGCTGGAGCGCTCGGAGCGCAGCGTGGAGCAGATCGCCGCGGACGTGGGCCTCGGCACCGGGGCGAACCTGCGACTGCACTTCCAGCACATCCTGCGGACCACGCCGAGCGAGTACCGGCGCACGTTCGCCCGGGGCGAGTGAGTCCGCGGCCGCCCGCGAGTGGCGCGATCCTTGCGGACCGTGGCGATCGCGCCGCTGTCGCGGACGCCCACGACCCGCGAACCTGGTGACGTACCCAAGGGACTGGGAACGCGGAACAGGGAAACAGGGGAGCCACCATGACTCGCATCGCCATCAACGGATTCGGCCGCATCGGACGCAACGTGCTCCGCGCGCTGCTCGAACGCGACAGCAAGCTCGAGGTCGTCGCCGTCAACGACCTCACCGAACCCGCCACCCTCGCGCGGCTGCTCGCCTACGACACCACCTCCGGCCGGCTCGGCCGCCCGGTGACCGTCGAAGGGGACGTCCTCGTCGTCGATGGCCGCCGCATCAAGGTGCTCGCCGAGCGCGAGCCGTCCCAGCTGCCCTGGGCCGAGCTCGGCGTGGACATCGTGCTGGAGGCCACCGGCCGGTTCGCCACCGCCAAGGCCGCGAGCGCCCACATCGACGCCGGCGCCAAGAAGGTGCTCGTCAGCGCACCGGCGGACGGGGCCGACATCACGCTCGCGTTCGGCGTCAACAGCGACTCCTACGACCCGGCGCTGCACACGATCGTCTCCAACGCCTCCTGCACGACCAACGCGCTCGCCCCGCTGGCCGCCGTACTGGACGAACTCGCGGGCATCGAGCACGGGTTCATGACCACGGTGCACGCCTACACGCAGGAGCAGAACCTCCAGGACGGTCCGCACCGCGACCCCCGGCGCGCCCGCGCCGCCGCCGTGAACATCGTGCCGACCACGACGGGCGCCGCCAAGGCCATCGGCCTGGTCCTGCCGAACCTGGACGGCAAGCTCTCCGGCGACTCCATCCGCGTCCCCGTTCCGGTGGGCTCCATCGTCGAGCTGAACACCACCGTCGCCCGCGACGTGACCCGTGAGGACGTCCTGGCCGCCTACCGCGCCGCCGCCGAGGGCCCGCTCGCCGGCGTCCTGGA
Protein-coding sequences here:
- a CDS encoding GlxA family transcriptional regulator, which gives rise to MPASRPHHVAVLVLEGAKPLDVGIPAQVFTTRASMPYEVRVCGAAPGLVTGGDGLSYSVAHGLEALAWADTVFVPGYRFPDREDPPRAVVEALIAAHDRGARLAAISTGAFALAATGLLDGKRATTHWHYTRALAAKWPLVRVDENVLFVDEGSVLTSAGAASGIDLCLHVLRGDLGVAASNHTARRLVAAPYRSGGQAQYVQRSVPEPLGPRFAATREWALHRLGEPLTLETLARHAAVSPRTFSRRFAEDTGYTPMQWVMRARIDVARELLERSERSVEQIAADVGLGTGANLRLHFQHILRTTPSEYRRTFARGE
- the gap gene encoding type I glyceraldehyde-3-phosphate dehydrogenase; translated protein: MTRIAINGFGRIGRNVLRALLERDSKLEVVAVNDLTEPATLARLLAYDTTSGRLGRPVTVEGDVLVVDGRRIKVLAEREPSQLPWAELGVDIVLEATGRFATAKAASAHIDAGAKKVLVSAPADGADITLAFGVNSDSYDPALHTIVSNASCTTNALAPLAAVLDELAGIEHGFMTTVHAYTQEQNLQDGPHRDPRRARAAAVNIVPTTTGAAKAIGLVLPNLDGKLSGDSIRVPVPVGSIVELNTTVARDVTREDVLAAYRAAAEGPLAGVLEYSDDPLVSSDITGNPASSIFDSQLTRVEGRHIKVVAWYDNEWGFSNRVIDTLELLASR
- the dacB gene encoding D-alanyl-D-alanine carboxypeptidase/D-alanyl-D-alanine endopeptidase, producing MPRGTHPHRPLRRRVAAGCAALLLMALPVGAAAGATAPAPTPLPTPSPSDSGGSDHDGSDNDGSDPLDPRITEIMRKPAYPHAQWGLLQVDPETGRTVHSRFPDQLFIPGSTAKLFSVSGAWHALGADHRFVTPLYAVGERRGATLTGDLALVAQGDLTMGGRTRPDGTVAFTDLDHTYADDVPGATLTPQNPLAGIDLLARQVRDSGITRVEGNVIVDDRLFRPEPVLVPTPTPLILNDNLIDLTTTPGDRADAPARLDWRPKVAPYRVSSTVKTVAAGKPTAVTVTTSENGTRIRLSGTIAAGAAPVLKVSPITDPSSFGRSALIEALERAGVDVTADPAGGNPVDRLPAGYEGRARVAAYTSPPFAEYAELILKVSHNLGANLGGMCLMAVTTGSKACMDGFPVLASFLDGAGVDRAQVQLLDGRGGNPVDRSTPRAEIQMLTYWQRSPEARLFREALPVLGVDGLLAENCRDCPARGKVFAKTGAAVGLDALNDRLGVGAITIAGYLDKGDGRFDVFYAGVTGASTPTTDPSGILDIADDLAMIAAYLQEATAAAAPGT
- a CDS encoding carbohydrate binding domain-containing protein — protein: MRTPSRTRTRLACALGATLLGAAAVLTSPGAAFGANVLSNGDFESGSTAGWSCSGGLGSVVGSPVHGGSKALAGAASASDNAKCVQTVAVQPNTTYTLSAWVKGSYVYLGVTGGASTWTPSAAAYTKLTVSFTTGASQTSAEVYLNGWYGQGTYYADDITLDGPGGTVDTQAPTVPGSLTSTGKTSSTASLSWSASTDNVGVSGYDVYQGGTKVATSGTTSATVSGLTPSTAYAFTVRARDAAGNTSAASNTVNVTTDTGTTPPTGFKQAAPYLYLGWGNPPSPTTVMNATGTKWFTMAFILSSGGCNASWDGQRPLTGGVDQSTIASIRAAGGDIVPSIGGWQGNKLGPNCSSAEALAGAYQQVISAYGLKAIDVDIENTDEFENAVVQDRILGALKIVKQNNPGLKTILTFGTSTTGPTSWGNRLIEQSKALNAGIDVFTIMPFDFGNASTDMYASTVSATEGLKAKLKSVYGWDDATAYSHIGISGMNGLSDTQETTTVQNWTDIRNWANSHHIARLAFWSVNRDRGCPGGGLQETCSGIAQSDWQFTSITAGFTG